The following coding sequences lie in one Cucurbita pepo subsp. pepo cultivar mu-cu-16 chromosome LG13, ASM280686v2, whole genome shotgun sequence genomic window:
- the LOC111809335 gene encoding importin subunit beta-1-like produces MAMEVTQVLLNAQAIDASVRKQAEDSLRQFQEQNLPSFLLSLSGELANEEKPVDSRKLAGLILKNALDAKEQHRKFELVQRWLSLDGNAKTQIKTCLLSTLSSPVADARSTASQVIAKVAGIELPHKQWPELIGSLLLNVHQQSIHIKQATLETLGYLCEEVSPDVIDQDQVNKILTAVVQGMNASEGNNDVRLAATRSLYNALGFAQANFSNDMERDYIMRVVCEATLSPEVKIRQAAFECLVSIASTYYDKLARYIQDIFGITAKAVREDEEPVALQAIEFWSSICDEEIDILEAYGDDFTGDSDIPCFRFIKQALPALVPMLLETLLKQEEDQDQDEGAWNIAMAGGTCLGLVARTVGDEIVPLVMPFIEENITKSDWRQREAATYAFGSILEGPAPEKLMPIVNVALTFMLTALTQDPNNHVKDTTAWTLGRIFEFLHGSDVDTPIINQTNCQQIITVLLQSMKDVPNVAEKACGALYFLAQGYEDVGVSSPLTPYFQEIVQALLNVTHREDAGESRLRTAAYETLNEVVRCATDETASMVLQLVPVIMMELHNTLEGQKLSSDERERQGELQGLLCGCLQVLIQKLGSSDATKYMFMQYADNMMGLFLRVFACRNATVHEEAMLAIGALAYATGPDFAKYMTEFYKYIEMGLQNFEEYQVCAVTVGVVGDVCRALEDKILPFCDGIMAQLLKNLSSDQLHRSVKPPIFSCFGDIALAIGENFEKYLVYAMPMLQRAAELSAHTAGADDEMTDYTNSLRNGILEAYSGIFQGFKSSPKTQLLIPYAPHILQFLDSIYMGKDMDEIVMKTAIGVLGDLADTLGSNAGSLIQQSVSSKDFLRECLSSDDHLIKESAEWAKLAISRAISI; encoded by the exons ATGGCAATGGAAGTTACACAGGTGCTTCTAAATGCTCAGGCGATAGACGCGTCTGTGAGGAAGCAGGCAGAAGATAGTTTAAGGCAATTCCAAGAGCAGAACCTTCCCAGTTTCTTGTTATCACTCTCTGGTGAACTAGCGAATGAAGAGAAGCCAGTTGACAGCCGAAAATTAGCGGGTTTGATACTTAAGAATGCCTTGGATGCTAAGGAACAGCATAGGAAGTTTGAGCTTGTCCAGAGATGGTTGTCACTGGACGGCAACGCCAAAACCCAGATAAAGACATGTTTGTTGAGTACTCTTTCTTCGCCTGTGGCTGATGCTAGGTCAACAGCATCCCAAGTTATTGCTAAAGTTGCAGGCATTGAGTTGCCTCATAAGCAGTGGCCTGAATTGATTGGTTCACTTTTGTTAAATGTCCATCAACAATCAATTCACATCAAACAAGCCACCTTGGAAACCCTTGGTTATTTGTGTGAGGAAGTTTCTCCAGATGTGATAGATCAAGATCAAGTGAATAAGATATTGACAGCTGTTGTGCAGGGTATGAATGCATCGGAAGGGAACAACGATGTCCGACTTGCTGCCACTCGTTCTTTGTATAATGCTTTGGGGTTTGCTCAGGCAAACTTTAGCAATGATATGGAACGTGATTATATCATGAGGGTTGTTTGCGAGGCCACCTTATCCCCTGAAGTCAAGATAAGACAAGCAGCTTTTGAGTGCTTGGTCTCCATTGCTTCTACGTACTATGACAAATTAGCTAGATACATCCAGGATATTTTTGGCATTACTGCAAAGGCTGTTAGAGAAGATGAGGAACCCGTTGCACTGCAAGCTATTGAGTTCTGGAGCTCTATTTGTGATGAGGAGATAGATATCTTGGAAGCATATGGGGATGATTTTACTGGAGATTCTGATATTCCTTGCTTTCGTTTTATCAAGCAGGCACTACCTGCTCTTGTGCCCATGTTGCTTGAGACTCTTCTGAAGCAAGAAGAGGACCAGGATCAAGATGAAGGAGCTTGGAATATTGCCATGGCGGGAGGTACGTGTCTTGGGCTGGTTGCACGAACTGTTGGAGATGAGATTGTCCCACTTGTTATGCCATTCATTGAAGAGAACATTACCAAATCTGATTGGAGGCAGAGGGAGGCAGCAACTTATGCATTTGGTTCTATTCTGGAAGGTCCTGCCCCGGAAAAGTTAATGCCAATTGTTAATGTGGCCTTGACATTTATGCTGACCGCCTTAACACAAGACCCAAATAACCATGTGAAGGACACAACTGCGTGGACCCTTGGACGGATATTTGAATTCCTTCATGGTTCAGATGTGGATACACCCATTATTAATCAGACTAACTGTCAACAGATCATAACAGTTCTGCTCCAGAGCATGAAAGATGTTCCAAATGTGGCAGAGAAAGCCTGTGGTGctctctattttcttgctCAGGGTTACGAAGATGTTGGTGTATCATCTCCTTTAACTCCCTATTTCCAAGAAATAGTTCAGGCCCTCTTAAATGTTACTCACAGAGAGGATGCTGGCGAATCACGTTTGAGGACTGCTGCATATGAAACATTGAATGAAGTTGTGAGGTGTGCAACTGATGAGACGGCATCGATGGTGCTGCAACTGGTACCTGTCATCATGATGGAGTTGCATAATACCCTTGAGGGGCAAAAGCTCTCATCTGATGAAAGGGAAAGACAAGGTGAATTGCAGGGCCTGCTTTGTGGATGTTTACAAGTTCTTATTCAGAAGCTAGGTTCATCAGATGCTACCAAGTATATGTTCATGCAGTATGCGGATAATATGATGGGTCTTTTCCTCAGGGTCTTTGCTTGTAGAAACGCCACAGTTCATGAGGAGGCAATGCTTGCCATTGGTGCCCTTGCTTATGCAACAGGCCCAGATTTTGCTAAATACATGACTGAGTTctataaatatatagaaatgggtcttcaaaattttgaggagTACCAAGTTTGTGCTGTCACTGTTGGTGTTGTAGGGGATGTATGCAGGGCATTAGAAGATAAGATTTTGCCGTTCTGTGATGGGATTATGGCTCAGCTTCTTAAGAATTTGTCTAGTGATCAACTGCATCGCTCTGTTAAACCCCCGATTTTCTCGTGCTTTGGTGATATAGCTCTGGCTATAGGGGAGAATTTTGAGAAGTACTTGGTGTACGCCATGCCAATGCTCCAGCGGGCAGCAGAGTTATCTGCACATACTGCAGGTGCGGATGACGAAATGACCGACTACACCAACTCTTTGAGAAATGGTATTTTGGAAGCGTATTCAGGGATCTTCCAGGGTTTTAAAAGCTCTCCAAAAACTCAGCTCTTGATCCCTTATGCTCCGCATATACTTCAGTTCTTGGATAGTATATACATGGGGAAAGACAT GGACGAGATCGTGATGAAAACTGCCATTGGGGTTCTTGGAGATCTAGCAGACACACTGGGAAGCAATGCTGGTTCTTTGATACAGCAATCTGTGTCAAGCAAAGACTTTTTAAGGGAATGCTTGTCCTCAGATGACCATTTGATTAAAGAATCTGCTGAATGGGCCAAATTGGCCATCAGCCGTGCCATTTCCATTTGA
- the LOC111809337 gene encoding uncharacterized protein LOC111809337 translates to MENQSTCLSYEKLNGVATWVGTSVASAFFASLESCSCINLSTSDDHEDPDEAHDRPLMYCTSTSSSIIRSFEPLPPPVNDVANLPV, encoded by the coding sequence ATGGAGAATCAGAGCACCTGCTTGTCCTATGAGAAGCTCAACGGAGTGGCGACCTGGGTAGGCACCAGCGTCGCCTCCGCCTTCTTCGCCTCTCTCGAGAGTTGTTCCTGCATCAATCTCTCTACCTCCGACGACCACGAAGATCCCGATGAGGCTCACGATCGCCCTCTCATGTACTGCACCTCCACTTCTTCCTCCATCATCCGCAGCTTTGAACCGCTTCCCCCGCCGGTCAACGACGTCGCCAATCTTCCTGTCTGA
- the LOC111809336 gene encoding WD repeat-containing protein 44-like — protein MGSFSDDEECPYFDAQEINAPSISEFNCDGIEAAIDTHPRFKNWVDGSLVYDVWNQSPKSVHERRRKFLKWMELGLDQTLPCNGNSLTLWSDWREGDGGRLRDNSCAESSDFEDVFWSGRSSMSCWSSDDFECSEITSTNTIMYMDDGINGESSTKNGDRSSSVRFAMAEELEELEETSSSSPSFQQMMRMEAERANIPLRTEQRVNKRWLKKLRSAACIFDKSTGLVVDDDDDDDDSAAGSRVRRVKVRQCKKQLKELSALYMGQDIKAHEGAILTMKFSPNGQYLATGGDDGIVKLWQVIEDERSNESDIPEIDPSCIYFTVNRLSELRPLLVEKEKMANAMVLRKTSESACIIFPPKVFRILERPLHEFHGHTGEILDLSWSKTNYLLSSSVDKTVRLWRLGSNDCLRVFSHSNYVTCVHFNPMDENYFISGSIDGKIRIWGIPCSQVVDWIDIREIVTAVSYHPDGQGGIVGSINGTCRFFKVIGDNNLELDATLCLSSKKKSPSKKITGFQYSAEDSSRIMVSSADSRIRIIEGLNVIQKYKGPCNTGNQMSASFTSDGKHIISASGDSNVYVWNCNYKNESVISPVKKIKSYEYFSANGTIAVPWCGSRCNTEERRFSGMRRSSSETSPLPSPAFFSLSQELLESFPKGSATWPEEKLPTSSLPTKPSMMHKSRYKFLKLSCQNTSSSHAWGLVIVTAGSDGRIRSFHNYGLPVPV, from the exons ATGGGTAGCTTTAGTGATGATGAAGAATGCCCATATTTTGATGCTCAAGAGATCAATGCTCCCTCGATATCTGAATTCAATTGCGATGGTATTGAGGCGGCCATTGATACTCATCCCAGATTCAAAAACTGGGTTGATGGCAGTTTGGTTTATGATGTATGGAACCAAAGCCCCAAGAGTGTTCATGAGCGTCGGAGGAAGTTTTTGAAATGGATGGAGTTGGGATTAGATCAAACTCTTCCTTGTAATGGGAATTCTCTGACTCTGTGGAGTGATTGGAGAGAAGGGGATGGAGGAAGATTGAGGGATAATTCTTGTGCTGAATCCTCTGATTTTGAAGATGTGTTTTGGTCGGGTCGATCTTCGATGTCGTGTTGGTCTAGTGATGATTTTGAATGTTCGGAGATAACTTCAACGAATACCATTATGTATATGGATGATGGGATTAATGGAGAATCTAGCACGAAAAATGGGGATCGAAGCAGCTCTGTTCGGTTCGCTATGGCTGAAGAGCTTGAGGAGCTTGAGGAGACTTCGAGTTCCTCACCATCTTTCCAACAAATGATGAGGATGGAGGCTGAGAGAGCAAACATTCCGTTGCGTACAGAACAACGAGTCAACAAACGTTGGCTTAAGAAATTGCGATCGGCAGCCTGCATTTTTGATAAGTCAACAGGATTGGtggttgatgatgatgatgatgatgatgattcagCTGCAGGGTCGAGAGTTCGGAGGGTGAAGGTTCGACAGTGCAAGAAGCAATTGAAGGAGCTATCAGCCCTTTATATGGGACAAGATATCAAGGCACATGAAGGTGCTATCTTGACAATGAAGTTTAGTCCTAATGGACAGTATCTTGCTACCGGTGGTGACGACGGGATTGTTAAATTGTGGCAAGTGATTGAAGACGAGAGATCTAATGAATCTGACATCCCCGAAATCGATCCATCTTGCATTTACTTCACGGTGAATCGTCTCTCGGAGTTGAGACCTTTGCTcgtggagaaagagaagatggCTAACGCAATGGTGTTGAGGAAAACATCGGAATCGGCTTGTATAATATTTCCACCGAAAGTCTTCAGGATCTTGGAGAGACCGTTGCACGAGTTCCATGGACATACCGGTGAGATTTTGGATCTCTCTTGGTCAAAAACCAAT TATCTTCTGTCATCATCAGTCGATAAAACCGTTCGACTTTGGCGATTGGGATCCAATGATTGTCTCAGAGTTTTTTCACATAGTAATTACG TTACTTGTGTTCATTTCAATCCCATGGATGAAAATTACTTTATCAGTGGTTCAATAGATGGAAAGATCCGTATTTGGGGAATTCCTTGTAGTCAAGTTGTTGATTGGATTGACATTAGGGAAATTGTCACTGCAGTGTCTTATCATCCTGATGGACAG GGAGGAATTGTTGGCTCCATAAACGGTACTTGCCGGTTCTTTAAAGTAATAG GTGATAATAACCTCGAATTAGACGCCACATTATGTTTGTCCAGTAAGAAGAAGTCGCCCAGTAAAAAGATAACGGGGTTTCAG TATTCTGCAGAAGATTCAAGCAGAATAATGGTGAGCTCTGCTGATTCTCGAATCCGAATTATTGAAGGGCTAAATGTGATCCAGAAGTACAAGG GGCCTTGTAATACCGGAAACCAGATGTCTGCATCGTTTACCTCGGATGGGAAACATATTATCTCGGCGAGTGGGGATTCTAATGTATATGTATGGAACTGCAATTATAAGAACGAGTCTGTTATTTCCCCGGTGAAAAAGATTAAGTCGTATGAATATTTCTCCGCCAATGGCACCATTGCAGTACCGTGGTGCGGTTCGAGATGTAACACGGAGGAAAGACGTTTTTCTGGCATGCGGAGGAGTTCTTCTGAAACTTCCCCGCTTCCATCACCCGCGTTTTTCTCTTTAAGCCAAGAGTTATTAGAATCCTTCCCTAAGGGATCTGCAACATGGCCCGAGGAAAAGCTCCCAACTTCGAGCCTACCAACGAAACCATCTATGATGCACAAATCTCGGTATAAATTTCTGAAGTTGTCTTGCCAAAATACATCGAGTTCTCATGCATGGGGTCTGGTCATCGTGACTGCAGGATCGGATGGACGAATCAGGTCGTTTCACAATTATGGGTTGCCTGTACCTGTCTGA
- the LOC111809026 gene encoding histone-lysine N-methyltransferase ATXR6-like has product MLQKRRTLALKPSSRHDFASDHEEYDDVSCQKCGSGDSPAELLLCDKCDRGYHLFCLSPILVSVPKGSWFCPTCSNHKKLQSFPLVQTKIVDFFRIQRPVDSQTDLNQENRKKRRRTGSLVLSKKRRKLLPFKPTADTARRLEQMASLATALTATGTDFSNELTYMRGMAPRSANCASLEHGGMQVLPKEDVETLNLCKSMMERGEWPPLMVVFDPREGFTVEADRFIKDWTIITEYTGDVDYLRNREHDDGDSMMTLLSATNRSKSLVICPDKRSNIARFINGINNHTPDGRKKQNLKCVRFNVNGECRVLLIANRDISKGERLYYDYNGYEHEYPTEHFV; this is encoded by the exons ATGCTGCAGAAACGAAGAACTCTCGCTCTGAAACCCTCAAGCCGCCATGATTTTGCGTCAGATCACGAGGAATACGACGACGTTTCCTGTCAGAAATGCGGCTCCGGCGACTCTCCGGCTGAGCTTCTTCTCTGCGACAAATGTGATAGAGGGTATCATCTCTTTTGTCTTTCGCCCATCCTCGTTTCCGTCCCCAAGGGATCGTGGTTCTGCCCGACTTGCTCCAACCACAAGAAGCTCCAAT CCTTCCCTCTTGTTCAAACTAAAATTGTTGATTTTTTCCGCATCCAACGACCCGTTGACTCTCAAACGGACTTAAACCAAG AGAACCGAAAGAAACGAAGACGAACTGGTAGCTTAGTACTTagtaaaaagagaagaaagctCTTGCCATTTAAGCCGACTGCAGATACCGCGAGACGCTTGGAACAAATGGCATCACTGGCAACAGCATTGACGGCTACAGGCACAGATTTCAGTAACGAGCTTACATATATGCGTGGCATGGCACCAAGGTCTGCAAACTGCGCATCTCTTGAGCACGGAGGAATGCAG GTTCTTCCAAAAGAGGACGTTGAAACCTTAAACTTGTGCAAAAGTATGATGGAAAGAGGAGAATGGCCTCCTCTTATGGTTGTTTTTGATCCTCGAGAAGG GTTTACTGTGGAGGCTGATAGGTTTATAAAGGACTGGACCATAATTACAGAATATACTGGTGATGTTGATTACTTGAGGAATCGAGAACATGATGATGGGGATAGTATGATGACATTACTGTCTGCGACTAACCGATCTAAAAGCCTCGTCATTTGTCCCGACAAACGTAGTAACATTGCCCGTTTTATTAATGGAATCAACAACCACACACC GGATGGTAGGAAAAAGCAAAACCTTAAGTGTGTCAGGTTCAATGTAAATGGTGAATGTAGAGTTCTACTGATTGCAAACAGAGATATATCTAAGGGTGAGAGATTGTATTATGACTACAATGGATATGAGCATGAATACCCCACTGAGCACTTCGTGTAA